GACCCGCGACCGCCGGTTCCGGAGCTCGCGGAGTTCGCCGGCGAGGTCGTCCCGTTCGGCTCGCGTCTCATCGATGTCGATGTCGGGGACGGCCAGCTCGTCCAGGGACGCCCGGGCGGCGGACAGACTGTTCTCGATGGATCGGAGCGTTCGCTTGCGACTTCGAAGGGTGCTCTCGGCCTCCGTCAGCTCCTCCTCGAGCTCGGCCACGACGTCGGACTCCTCCCCGGGATCCGAAACCCGCTTCTCGAGCTCGTCGACCCGCTCCGCGAGCCGATCGCGTTCGGCGGTCAGATCCTCGATCTCCGTTTCCAGCCGATTGCGGTCCTCCTCGAGCCCGACGAGCGTGCGTTTGGCCTCCTGGATCGTGTCGAGCTCGTCCCGGAGGGCGTCGCGCCGCTCCCTGAGCTCGGCCTCACGATCGGCGAGCGCGTCACGGTCGACCGGCTGCAACAGGAGGTCGTAGAGGTCGCCGCCCCGCTCGACGGTCCGCCGGATCTCGTTGTCCTCCAGGAGGAACGCGAACAGTTCCGCGGATCGAACGCGCTCCGTGTCGGTGAGGACTCCCGATCCGCTCCAAACGTCCCGTTCCTCGTCCCTGGTGACGGTCCGCGTGTACGTCTCCCCGTCCATTTCGATCGTGACCTGACCCTCGGCTGCCCCTCGACGGACCGTTCCCACCGACGAGCCCATCCCGGAGATGAGCGCCCGCAGGAAGGAACTCCTGTTCGTCGCGTTCTCGCCGACCAGCGCGTTCACGCCGTTCGTCAGGTCGACGGTCGTCTCACGGATCCCGCCGACGTCCGTCACCTCGACGGTGATCTGATCCGGAACGACTTGCGTTGACATACGTGTCCGCAACCGAGGGATCGACATACGTGTTTCTCACACGAGCGTATGTCTGTGTTACCTTCCCGTTCGTGAACGCTCCAAGAAGACGGGAGCGGGATGAACGGGTTCGCTTCGAACACTCGGGAGCGCTCAACTGAACGTCGGGAAGTCGTCCTCCGTCTCGCCCATGTTCACGTTGACCTCGATGATGTTGGCCGTGTTGACCACTTGTTCGACGATCTCGTCGTGGTACTCGGGGTTCTGCATCCGCTGAACGGGCCCAGAGACGCTCACCGAGCCGAGGACGCGACCGTGTCGGTTGCGGATCGGGGCGCCGATCGCCTGCAACCCCTTGATCTCCTCCTGGTCGTTGAGCGCGTATCCTCGCTCGCGCACGGTCTCCAACTCCTCGAACAGCTCCTCGGGGTCGGTGATCGTCTCGTCGGTCTTCGCCGGGAGCCCGTACCGGTCGACGATCCACTCCACGCGTTCCCGCGGGAGATGGGCGAGTATCGCCTTCCCCGTGGCCGAGAAGTGGAGGTAGTCGGCCCGCTGGAGTTTGTTCACCTGGTAGCTGGTTCCCACCGCCTTCTCGCCGCTCACCTTGTAGAGGTTCACGCTCAGCCCGTGCTGTTCGGTCGCCAGGTGGGCGAACTCCCCGGTCTCCTCGGCGAGGGTGTCCAGATGCGACTTGCCGATCCGATACAGCGTGTTCTGATTTCGCACGTACTCCCCGACGAGCAGGAACTGCAGCGACAGCCGGTACGTGTCGTCCTCCTTCACGACGAACTTCTCCTCCCGGAGCGTACACAGGTAGTTGTAGGCGACGCTCTTGGAGATGTCCAGGTGGTCCGCGAGTTCGGTGACGCCGGCGCCGTCCAGTTCCTTCAGCGCCCGCACGATCCCGAACGCACGCGACACCGTCTCCAGGGTCCGCGGCGACCCGGACGACGTGTCCTTGCTCATGGGTACCGATCAGGTCGGGACCACATAGTCGTTTGTATTTCACAAATCACTGGCTCCCGAGTGGACCGCGGGAGTATCCGCCCCCCGTCGCTCGTCCGTTCCCGTCGCGTGCTGTCTCCGTCGCTTGTCTGCCCCCGTCGCTTCGCTCCGTGGATCGCCAGTCGCTCGATGTTCGCTCGACGTTCGTCGACGCTCGGCTCGTCCGGTACGCCGTACACACGGACCTCCGTCCCGCTCGCTCGGCTCTCCGTGTCGGTTCGTACAGCGAGAACGCCAGTGGTCGCGAGGAACGACGTTCGGGCTACTCGGTCGAGAGGGATGCCACCGCGTGAGCCATGACGCGTGTCACCGTCGCACAGTCCTCCCACTCGGTCCACTCGCGCGGGTTGTGCGAGACGCCGTCGACGGACGGCGCGAACAGTAGCGCCGCGTCGGTGACGGTGCCGATGTGCATCGTGTCGTGGCCCGCCCCGGAGTGGAGATCCATCGTCTCGACGTTCGCGGCGTCGCCGGCCTCCCGGAGCGTTCGTCTGAGTCGGGGGCTCATCTCGACGGGCCTGCGGTCCCACGCGTGGTCGAAGGTCGTCGTGACGGGCCGTTCTCGTTTCAACCGGGACAGGCTCTCGCGGGCCGCGGTCGTGATCGACTCGATCGAGTCGTAGCTCACGTCGCGGACGTCGATCGTCAGGTCGACCGACCCGGGGATGACGTTCGGCGCGTTGGGCGAGACGTCCAGCTTGCCGACGGTCGCGACCGCCGTGTCACGGACGCCGGGACGGTCGTCCGTCGCCGCCTCGACGTCGAGCACGAGTTCGCTGGCCGCCGCCAACGCGTCCGAGCGTTCCGCCATCGAGGTCGACCCCGCGTGGTTCGCCTCGCCGACGATCTCGACGTGACACCGAGTGAGTCCGACGATACTCGAAACGATCCCGACGGGAACGCCGGCGTCGACGAGCCGTTCGGACTGCTCGATGTGGATCTCGATCCACGCGTCCCACTCCGTCGCGTCGACGCGCCCCTCGCCCCGAAAGCCGATGTCCGCGAGCGCATCGCCGAGCGGGACCTCGTTCCCGTCGCGGATCGCGAGCGCGTCCTCGACGGTGAGTTCGCCGACGGCGACCCCCGACCCGATGAGCCCGCCGCCGAACCGCTGCCCCTCCTCCTCGGTGAACGAGACGACCTCGATCGGGCGAGCCGGCTCGACGCCCTCCTCCTGAAGCGTCCGAACCGCTTCGAGCGCGGCGTACACGCCGAGGGGACCGTCGAAGATGCCACCTTCGGGGACCGAATCGAGGTGGCTTCCCATCGCGATCGCGTCGGCGTCGGGGTCGGCGCTCTCCGGGCACCAGCGACCGACGACGTTCCCGACTCCGTCGATCCGGACGGTCAAGCCCGCGTCCCGTAGGCGCTCGCACAGGAACTCGCGAGCGCGACGGTCCGCCGTCGTCCCCGTGAGCACCGTCCGCCCGTGCCCCTCCTCGGACGGTACAGCCCCGAACTCGGCCGTCGCCTCGAGGTCGCTCCGCAGGCGCTTGCGATTGACTTCCATGAGGTACTCTCTGAGTCTTGGGGCCCGCTATATTACTCTACGGTACCCGTCGGGACGACTGACACCGCTTCGTTACCGTCCTCGCGTGCGCCTCGACGAACCGACCCCCTCTCGTCAGTCGGCGGACTCCCGGACGGTCGGTCGCCGTCCGCGGACACCGGCCGGCGCACAGTCGGAATTCGGTCGTGTCTCCGCACACCTGTCGAACGGCTGATCGCACTGTGAACCGAATACTTATGTAGGGTGAATCGAACGTAGCAGGTGTATGCAAGACGGTAGCAAGGGGTCAGATCCCACGAATAGCCGCAGCGCCAGGCGTCGTGCGTTCCTCAGCGCGGTCGGCGCGACGGGCGTGACCGCGCTCGCCGGCTGTGCCGGAAGCGACTCGGGTTCAACCGACAGCGACAGTGACGGGGGCGGCGGCGGGGGCGGGTCCGACGGCGGCGGAGAGAGCACGCCGACGGCCGATCCCGGCGGCGCACAGGTCGGCGGCACGCTTCAGTGGGGCGGAGCCGTCCCCGTGCAGGGGCTCGATCCGCACATCGACACCTCGGCGGCGTCCAAGCGCGTCCTCGAGAACATCTACGAGGAGTTGGTGAAGCTCCAGGACGACTACTCGCTCGAGCCGCACCTGGCGAAGACCCTGGAGCAGGAAGAGGACAACACGCTGCTGTCGATGGAACTGCGCGAGGGCGTCACCTTCCACGACGGCTCGGAGATGACCTCCGAGGACGTGCTGGCGACCTACGAGCGCGTCCAGAACGGCGACTTCCTCGCGACCGGCTTCTTCGAGAACGTCGAGGAGCTCCGGGCGCCCGACGACTACACCTTCGAGATCAAGCTGAACCGGCCGTTCGCGCCGTTCATCGCCAAGATGGCGACGGCCGAACTCGCGATCATGCCGGCCGAGAACGCGGAGAAGGACCAGGTCGAGGAGCCGATCGGGACCGGTCCCTACCGGTTCGAGAGCCGGGAGGTCGAGACCTCGTTCACGATGAGTCGCTACGAGGACTACTGGGGCGCGAGCGACGAGGACGGCCCCTTCATCGACGAGATCGTCAAAAGCGAGATCCCCGACCCCAGCGTCCGCCTGCAGTCGTTCAACGCGGGCGAGTACGACTTCATCAACGGCATCGCGCCGCGGGACGCCGAGAGCGTCCGCAACAACTCCAACGTCCGCTTCGAGACACAGTTCCCGAAGTCGCTCGTGTACCTCGGGCTGAACTGCGACCGCGAGCCCTTCGACAACAAGGACGCGCGGCTGGCGCTCGATTACGCCATCGACAAGGAGAAGGTCGCCGAGGCGGCCCTCTACGGCACCGGGCAGACGACCGCGTCGCCGGCGGCGCCCGGCAGCCCCTACGTTCACCCGGACCTCGGGCCGCGGGAACGTGACCTCGACAAGGTCCAGGAGCACCTCGACGCCGCGGGCATGTCCGACGGCTACTCGGCCACGTTCAAGATCCCGCAGTCGTACCCGACGCAGGTGCAGGGCGCGGAGGTGATCGCCGCCGACGCCGCCGAGGCCGGCATCGACCTGGAGATCCAGCAGATCACGTGGAGCACGTGGCTCTCGGACGTCTACTCGAACCGCGACTTCCAGGCGACGACGAGTTCGTACCTCGCGCTGTGGTACCCGGACGTGTCGTTCTACAAGTTCCTCCACCCGAACGGGGCGTTCTTCTTCACCGGCTGGGAGAACGAGGAGTACAACTCCCTGGTCGAGGAGGCCCGCACGATCTACGACGAGGACGAGCGGGCGGACCTCTACCACGACGCGACCGAGATCCTTCAGGAGGAGCGCTCCGGACACCTGTTGCTGTGGTGGCAGCCGAGCATCTACGCCGCCCAGCCCGAGTACAAGGGGCCGATGGGCGCGCCGGACGGGTCCACGCTCCAGTTCCAGGACAACTGGCTCGACCGGTAACCCCTCTCATTCTTCTCATCGATGTACAACTACGTACTGCGCCGGATGGGATTCATGGCGGTGACGCTGTTTTTCGTCACGGTCATCGCGTTCGCCGTGACCAACATCCTGCCGGGAGACGTGGCCCTGCTCATCCTCGGGCCGAACGCGACGGAGGAATCGCTGGAGGCGCTCCGGACACAGATGGGACTCAACCGACCGCTGTACGTCCGGTACCTCGACTGGGTCGTCGGACTGCTGCAGGGAGACATGGGACAGTCGCTCCGGTTCAGCGAGCCGGTCGCCGCGCTCGTCGCCGAGCGACTGCCGCGCTCGCTGCTGTTGGCCGTGTCGGCCACGCTCGTCGCGGTCCTGCTGTCGATCCCGCTGGGCGTGTACGCCGCCGTGAACCAGAACGAGGCGCCGGACATCTCGGCGTCGATGTTCGCGTTCGTCGGCATCTCGATGCCCATCTTCCTGTGGGGGCTGGTGTTCATCCTGGTCTTCGCGGTGTGGATGGGCTACTTCCCGACCGGCGGGTACGTCCCGCCGAGCGAGGACCCGGTCGCGACGCTCTCACACCTCGTGTTGCCCGCCGGCGCGATGGGGTTCGCGCTCACCGCCTACATCATGCGCATGACTCGGTCGTCCATGATCGAGGTGCTCGGCGAGGAGTACATCAACCTCGCCCGGGCGAAGGGGATGAGCCAGCGCGTCATCGTGTTGCGACACGCGCTCAAGAACGCCGTCATCCCGGTGATCACGGTCATCGCGTTCCAGTTCAGCTACGCCTTCGGCGGGGTCGTCGTCCTCGAGGAGGTGTTCTTCTGGCCCGGCATCGGCCGGCTGACGCTGACCGCGATCCAGAGTCGCGACATCCCCCTGATCCAGGGGTGCATCATCGTCGTCGCACTGATATACATGTTCTCGAACTTCGCGGCCGACCTGCTGTACGCCTACTTCGACCCGCGTATCCGCTACGGGGGTGAGGAGTGAT
This genomic stretch from Halobaculum roseum harbors:
- a CDS encoding Zn-dependent hydrolase, which gives rise to MEVNRKRLRSDLEATAEFGAVPSEEGHGRTVLTGTTADRRAREFLCERLRDAGLTVRIDGVGNVVGRWCPESADPDADAIAMGSHLDSVPEGGIFDGPLGVYAALEAVRTLQEEGVEPARPIEVVSFTEEEGQRFGGGLIGSGVAVGELTVEDALAIRDGNEVPLGDALADIGFRGEGRVDATEWDAWIEIHIEQSERLVDAGVPVGIVSSIVGLTRCHVEIVGEANHAGSTSMAERSDALAAASELVLDVEAATDDRPGVRDTAVATVGKLDVSPNAPNVIPGSVDLTIDVRDVSYDSIESITTAARESLSRLKRERPVTTTFDHAWDRRPVEMSPRLRRTLREAGDAANVETMDLHSGAGHDTMHIGTVTDAALLFAPSVDGVSHNPREWTEWEDCATVTRVMAHAVASLSTE
- a CDS encoding ABC transporter substrate-binding protein yields the protein MQDGSKGSDPTNSRSARRRAFLSAVGATGVTALAGCAGSDSGSTDSDSDGGGGGGGSDGGGESTPTADPGGAQVGGTLQWGGAVPVQGLDPHIDTSAASKRVLENIYEELVKLQDDYSLEPHLAKTLEQEEDNTLLSMELREGVTFHDGSEMTSEDVLATYERVQNGDFLATGFFENVEELRAPDDYTFEIKLNRPFAPFIAKMATAELAIMPAENAEKDQVEEPIGTGPYRFESREVETSFTMSRYEDYWGASDEDGPFIDEIVKSEIPDPSVRLQSFNAGEYDFINGIAPRDAESVRNNSNVRFETQFPKSLVYLGLNCDREPFDNKDARLALDYAIDKEKVAEAALYGTGQTTASPAAPGSPYVHPDLGPRERDLDKVQEHLDAAGMSDGYSATFKIPQSYPTQVQGAEVIAADAAEAGIDLEIQQITWSTWLSDVYSNRDFQATTSSYLALWYPDVSFYKFLHPNGAFFFTGWENEEYNSLVEEARTIYDEDERADLYHDATEILQEERSGHLLLWWQPSIYAAQPEYKGPMGAPDGSTLQFQDNWLDR
- a CDS encoding IclR family transcriptional regulator; protein product: MSKDTSSGSPRTLETVSRAFGIVRALKELDGAGVTELADHLDISKSVAYNYLCTLREEKFVVKEDDTYRLSLQFLLVGEYVRNQNTLYRIGKSHLDTLAEETGEFAHLATEQHGLSVNLYKVSGEKAVGTSYQVNKLQRADYLHFSATGKAILAHLPRERVEWIVDRYGLPAKTDETITDPEELFEELETVRERGYALNDQEEIKGLQAIGAPIRNRHGRVLGSVSVSGPVQRMQNPEYHDEIVEQVVNTANIIEVNVNMGETEDDFPTFS
- a CDS encoding ABC transporter permease produces the protein MYNYVLRRMGFMAVTLFFVTVIAFAVTNILPGDVALLILGPNATEESLEALRTQMGLNRPLYVRYLDWVVGLLQGDMGQSLRFSEPVAALVAERLPRSLLLAVSATLVAVLLSIPLGVYAAVNQNEAPDISASMFAFVGISMPIFLWGLVFILVFAVWMGYFPTGGYVPPSEDPVATLSHLVLPAGAMGFALTAYIMRMTRSSMIEVLGEEYINLARAKGMSQRVIVLRHALKNAVIPVITVIAFQFSYAFGGVVVLEEVFFWPGIGRLTLTAIQSRDIPLIQGCIIVVALIYMFSNFAADLLYAYFDPRIRYGGEE